CGGCATGATCGGCTTAGGCATCATGGGATCAGCCATGGCAGGGAACTTGCTCAAGGGAGGTTTCGAGGTCATCGGCTATGATATCATTCCGGAAAGAATCAAGGATCTCACAGACAAGAAAGGTATAGGCACGGTTTCGTGTAAAGAGGTGGCCCAAAAGGCCGACGTCATCATCACCTCTCTCCCCAGCAACGAGGCCCTGCACAAGGTCGTGTTCGACGAGGACGGCCTTTTAACGGGTGCCAAGAGAGGCCTCGTTCTGGTTGAGACGAGTACCCTCTCCTTGGAGGCCAAAGAGGAGGCTTACGAGGCCTTGAAGTCCGTCGGCGCAAATATGTTGGACTGTCCTCTGAGTGGTACCAGGTCTCAGGCACTCCGAAAGGATCTGGCAGTTTACGCCAGCGGGAACCAGGAAACCTGTGAGCGTTGCAGGGCCATTTTCGATGGGTTTGCCCGTGCCGTTTACTATACCGGCGAGTTCGGAATGGGCACTAAATTGAAATTCTTGAACAATCTGCTGGTCACGATCCATAACGTTTCTGCGGCAGAGGCCTTTGTCCTGGGGATGAAGGCGGGATTGGATCCGCAAATGATTTACAAGGCTATCATC
The sequence above is drawn from the Deltaproteobacteria bacterium genome and encodes:
- a CDS encoding NAD(P)-dependent oxidoreductase; its protein translation is MKQKVGMIGLGIMGSAMAGNLLKGGFEVIGYDIIPERIKDLTDKKGIGTVSCKEVAQKADVIITSLPSNEALHKVVFDEDGLLTGAKRGLVLVETSTLSLEAKEEAYEALKSVGANMLDCPLSGTRSQALRKDLAVYASGNQETCERCRAIFDGFARAVYYTGEFGMGTKLKFLNNLLVTIHNVSAAEAFVLGMKAGLDPQMIYKAIIDGSGSSRMFEVRGPLMVAGKYDDPMMKVDLHRKDIKLITNFANGLQCPTPLLSAAAQIYTAASAHGWGNQDTASVCAVLEEMAGLKRTGNQ